One Roseimaritima multifibrata DNA window includes the following coding sequences:
- a CDS encoding MFS transporter produces the protein MTLSKIKQRGHQTTYLVAFMWFAYFLNYCDRQAVFAMFPVLQSDLGLTDRELGLTGSIFLWVYGIGCPLAGQIADKYSKRVLVVVSLAIWSLVTVGTGLATSAFILLAFRAAMGVSESMYMPAAIALTSNAHPPEKRSRAVATLTTAQIVGTVVGAWFGGWMAHQGYWREAFFILGAVGLLYCLPYTLFLRTVDEDAEIETKRSDSSWAIPELVKVPTFLLLCVVFPTFVFGLWMLYSWLPNFLYEKYALDLGEAAFTATAYIQSTTLIGLLGGGILADKLFLRTKAARLWLMAISLMLCAPCLHWIGTADSLNATRIAAAGFGLFSGFFIGNVFPAAFEVVPANTRASAVGLLNFCGAALSGFAPLVGGIWKKSVGLERMLSYTSIAFAVAAVLLILGIIYLFPKDYERIQRD, from the coding sequence TTGACACTTTCTAAAATCAAGCAGCGCGGACACCAAACGACCTACCTCGTCGCATTCATGTGGTTCGCCTACTTTTTGAACTATTGCGACCGGCAAGCGGTGTTTGCGATGTTCCCGGTACTGCAATCCGATCTGGGACTCACCGACCGCGAACTGGGATTAACCGGATCGATCTTCCTGTGGGTCTATGGGATCGGGTGCCCATTGGCGGGCCAGATCGCTGACAAGTATTCCAAACGCGTGCTGGTGGTCGTGAGTCTGGCGATCTGGAGTTTGGTGACCGTTGGAACCGGATTGGCGACCTCCGCTTTTATCTTGCTTGCGTTTCGCGCCGCGATGGGGGTTTCCGAATCGATGTATATGCCCGCCGCAATCGCGTTGACGTCGAATGCTCATCCGCCCGAAAAACGTTCACGCGCGGTGGCGACGCTGACGACGGCTCAGATCGTCGGTACGGTGGTCGGCGCTTGGTTCGGTGGCTGGATGGCACATCAAGGTTACTGGCGTGAAGCCTTCTTCATCCTCGGCGCGGTCGGACTGCTGTACTGTCTGCCGTATACCCTGTTTTTACGCACGGTCGACGAGGATGCGGAGATCGAAACCAAGCGATCCGATAGCTCTTGGGCGATCCCTGAATTGGTGAAGGTACCGACGTTTTTGCTGCTCTGCGTTGTCTTTCCTACATTCGTGTTTGGGCTCTGGATGTTGTACAGTTGGCTTCCCAACTTTCTTTATGAAAAGTATGCACTCGATCTTGGCGAAGCCGCGTTTACCGCCACCGCTTATATTCAGAGCACCACGTTGATCGGGTTGCTTGGAGGGGGCATTTTGGCGGACAAACTGTTTTTGCGCACCAAGGCAGCAAGGCTGTGGTTGATGGCGATTAGTTTGATGCTATGTGCCCCGTGCCTGCACTGGATCGGTACCGCAGACTCGCTTAATGCGACACGGATTGCCGCCGCCGGTTTCGGTTTGTTTAGCGGTTTTTTCATTGGCAATGTCTTTCCAGCCGCCTTCGAGGTCGTGCCCGCCAATACTCGCGCGTCCGCGGTGGGGTTGCTGAATTTTTGTGGTGCCGCGCTGTCCGGTTTTGCACCATTGGTCGGAGGTATCTGGAAAAAGTCGGTCGGACTGGAGCGAATGCTTTCCTATACATCGATTGCGTTTGCAGTGGCCGCCGTGCTGTTGATCCTGGGCATTATTTATTTGTTTCCCAAAGACTACGAACGAATCCAACGCGATTGA
- a CDS encoding succinylglutamate desuccinylase/aspartoacylase family protein — translation MTNSPIKTEIDFSAPGRQVGILTVPYSYNLSGWAQLQIPIATIARGEGPTVLLMAGNHGDEYPGQIAIMRLLRELNLEEITGRVILIPSLNMPAAKASTRLSPVDGMNLNRCFPGDPGGTVSQIIAHYLTTVLFPLSDVVIDLHTGGRGVYFFPCAHMHLVEDLAQRRRMAGATMAYNTDLAFLYSDIAGTGLLPVEAESQGKTVVTTEMGGGEVTTRAVHRLSQDGLRNVLIHVGVLEGQEQTRSSLGLSPTRWVQALDSGDYIFAAESGLYESLVDVGDDVDAGQPIGAIHFIERPDRQPTIIEAPSSGVVIAHRGPTVTQQGDIAVCLAHDVPENVIATFSDSHSG, via the coding sequence ATGACGAATTCACCAATTAAGACGGAGATTGATTTCTCTGCGCCGGGTCGGCAAGTGGGAATTTTAACGGTTCCCTACTCGTACAACCTGAGCGGTTGGGCCCAACTGCAAATTCCGATCGCAACGATCGCACGAGGGGAGGGCCCCACGGTCTTGTTGATGGCTGGCAACCATGGTGATGAGTATCCCGGGCAGATTGCGATCATGCGACTGCTGCGAGAACTGAATCTGGAAGAAATCACCGGTCGTGTGATTCTAATTCCGTCGCTGAACATGCCGGCTGCGAAAGCGTCGACGCGATTGTCGCCCGTCGACGGGATGAATCTGAATCGTTGCTTTCCGGGAGACCCAGGGGGCACGGTCTCTCAAATCATTGCCCACTATTTAACCACCGTTCTGTTTCCCTTAAGCGACGTGGTGATCGATCTGCATACCGGCGGACGCGGCGTCTACTTCTTTCCCTGTGCCCACATGCATTTGGTGGAAGATCTGGCGCAACGCCGACGAATGGCGGGCGCCACCATGGCCTACAACACCGACTTGGCATTCTTGTACAGCGACATCGCCGGCACAGGATTGCTGCCGGTGGAAGCCGAAAGTCAGGGGAAGACGGTGGTGACGACCGAGATGGGAGGTGGCGAGGTTACCACGCGAGCGGTTCATCGACTTTCCCAAGATGGGCTTCGCAACGTGTTGATTCACGTCGGCGTACTGGAGGGGCAAGAGCAGACACGGAGCAGCCTGGGCCTATCTCCGACACGTTGGGTTCAGGCACTTGATTCAGGGGACTATATCTTTGCGGCGGAATCGGGGTTGTATGAAAGCTTGGTGGACGTGGGGGACGATGTCGACGCCGGGCAACCGATTGGGGCGATTCACTTTATCGAACGTCCTGACCGTCAGCCCACAATCATCGAAGCTCCCTCGTCGGGAGTCGTGATCGCACATCGCGGCCCCACAGTGACACAACAAGGCGACATCGCCGTCTGCCTTGCCCATGATGTTCCCGAAAACGTGATCGCCACGTTTTCAGATTCCCACAGTGGATGA
- a CDS encoding mandelate racemase/muconate lactonizing enzyme family protein: MKIAQIICQVLRSESVVNKTASCQDLVLVRIRTEDGLEGIGEADSSPEVVKAIIDAPFSHNIACGLREILIGENPLETDRLWQKMYRQTMYFGRSSVTLSAMSAIDMALWDLKGKHFGEPIHRLLGGKQHDRFRAYASILFGKDGAETREIGQRWIENGYTAVKFGWEPMGESEAVDLDLVAGAREGIKEATLLVDAGCVWDARTALRRAHAFSQFDVEWLEEPLRPDDVEGYRWLRDRSPIPIAAGEEECGRTAFRPLIDARALDVYQIDIARNGFTDAAYLRQRIEEIGARPCNHCYTSPLTEAASLHWLSTCRDAFLFEDCVEDEPMRHELAIEKIQAEDGWIEVPDRPGLGVTLNEDFVAAHVVAQSE; the protein is encoded by the coding sequence ATGAAAATTGCTCAAATCATTTGCCAAGTGTTGCGATCCGAATCGGTTGTCAACAAGACAGCCAGCTGCCAGGACTTAGTGCTCGTTCGCATCCGTACCGAAGACGGACTTGAAGGCATTGGCGAAGCCGACTCGTCGCCCGAGGTGGTCAAGGCGATCATCGACGCTCCGTTTTCACACAACATCGCCTGCGGCCTGCGTGAGATATTGATCGGTGAAAATCCGCTGGAGACCGATCGGTTATGGCAGAAGATGTATCGCCAAACGATGTATTTCGGACGATCGAGTGTCACCCTTTCCGCGATGAGTGCCATCGACATGGCGCTGTGGGATTTGAAAGGCAAACATTTTGGTGAACCGATCCACCGACTGCTGGGCGGTAAGCAACACGACCGATTCCGTGCTTACGCGTCGATTCTATTTGGCAAAGACGGTGCCGAGACCCGCGAGATCGGACAACGCTGGATCGAAAACGGCTACACGGCGGTCAAATTCGGTTGGGAGCCGATGGGGGAATCCGAAGCGGTCGATCTGGATCTTGTCGCCGGCGCCCGCGAAGGAATCAAAGAGGCCACGCTGTTGGTCGATGCCGGATGTGTTTGGGATGCGAGGACAGCCCTGCGGCGTGCGCACGCATTTTCGCAGTTCGATGTCGAATGGCTTGAAGAACCACTACGTCCCGATGACGTCGAAGGTTATCGGTGGCTTCGCGATCGTTCGCCAATCCCAATCGCGGCGGGCGAAGAAGAGTGCGGACGGACCGCGTTTCGGCCGTTAATCGATGCTCGAGCGTTGGATGTTTACCAAATCGATATCGCTCGAAACGGTTTCACCGACGCCGCCTATCTGCGTCAACGCATTGAGGAAATCGGAGCGCGCCCATGTAACCACTGTTACACCAGCCCACTAACCGAGGCGGCAAGTTTGCATTGGTTGAGCACCTGCCGCGACGCGTTCCTGTTTGAAGATTGCGTCGAGGACGAACCGATGCGGCACGAATTAGCGATTGAAAAAATCCAAGCCGAAGACGGCTGGATCGAAGTCCCCGATCGACCTGGGCTTGGTGTCACCCTAAATGAAGACTTTGTGGCTGCCCATGTAGTTGCCCAGTCCGAGTAG
- a CDS encoding DUF1501 domain-containing protein has protein sequence MGIGMLGLASVAAHEANAGSTALHHQATAKQVVHLFMNGGPSHVDTFDPKPALKKYHGKPLPNPALPTERKTGGAMASPFKFSRYGESGIEVSELFQQTAQHIDDMCVIRSMHADIPNHEPSLLLMNCGDNNQPRPSFGSWVNYGLGSLNDNLPGFVVLCPNGVPVVGSQNWHSGFLPGAMQGTHVDTGKADYSRLIENINNPQDPRVQRGQLDLLQAMNQRHLQSSGADPQLEARIESYELAYRMQFEASDAFDLSQEPAYIHEMYGDSLQGRQLMLTRRLVERGVRFTQVWHAGGQAWDHHSNIESGLRTLCGQWDKPLAAFLADLKQRGLLDSTLVLWGGEFGRTPVAELPSLNGRDHNHWGFSTWMAGGGVKGGHVHGATDEFGFAAVEDRVHVHDLHATMLHLMGLDHEKLTYRYAGRDFRLTDVHGKVAHSILS, from the coding sequence ATGGGCATCGGCATGCTCGGTCTGGCGAGTGTCGCTGCGCATGAAGCCAACGCGGGTTCAACGGCACTGCACCATCAGGCCACGGCAAAACAAGTCGTCCATCTATTCATGAATGGAGGACCGTCGCACGTCGACACGTTTGACCCGAAACCGGCACTCAAAAAATACCATGGTAAACCGCTGCCGAATCCGGCCTTGCCGACGGAACGCAAAACAGGGGGCGCGATGGCGTCCCCGTTTAAGTTTTCTCGCTACGGAGAATCGGGGATCGAGGTCAGCGAATTATTCCAGCAAACAGCCCAGCACATCGATGACATGTGTGTGATCCGGTCGATGCATGCGGACATCCCAAATCACGAACCGTCGCTACTGTTGATGAACTGTGGTGACAACAATCAACCGCGGCCGAGTTTTGGATCCTGGGTAAATTACGGGCTTGGATCGTTGAATGACAATTTGCCCGGATTTGTGGTGCTGTGTCCAAACGGCGTTCCGGTGGTCGGATCCCAGAATTGGCACTCCGGATTTTTGCCCGGGGCAATGCAGGGTACGCACGTGGATACCGGCAAAGCGGACTATTCGCGGTTAATCGAAAACATCAACAATCCGCAGGATCCCCGCGTTCAACGTGGTCAGCTTGATCTATTGCAGGCGATGAACCAACGCCATCTGCAAAGCAGTGGTGCCGATCCGCAGCTGGAGGCCCGGATTGAGTCCTATGAATTAGCTTATCGGATGCAGTTCGAAGCATCCGATGCGTTCGATCTGAGCCAGGAACCTGCCTACATTCACGAGATGTACGGAGACTCGCTACAGGGCCGACAACTGATGTTAACGCGACGGTTGGTCGAACGTGGCGTTCGCTTCACTCAGGTATGGCATGCCGGTGGTCAAGCTTGGGATCACCACTCGAACATCGAGAGTGGGCTGCGAACCTTATGTGGCCAATGGGACAAACCGCTCGCAGCATTCCTAGCCGATTTGAAACAACGAGGTCTGCTGGATTCGACGCTTGTCTTGTGGGGAGGCGAATTCGGACGTACTCCCGTCGCTGAACTGCCCTCGTTGAATGGGCGCGACCACAATCACTGGGGATTTAGCACATGGATGGCAGGGGGCGGAGTCAAAGGGGGTCACGTTCACGGAGCGACCGATGAATTTGGATTCGCTGCGGTGGAGGACCGAGTCCATGTCCACGACCTGCACGCGACCATGTTGCACCTGATGGGGCTGGACCATGAAAAATTGACTTATCGATACGCTGGCCGTGATTTCCGTTTAACCGACGTACACGGAAAGGTCGCCCATTCCATTCTCAGCTAA